In one Mastacembelus armatus chromosome 19, fMasArm1.2, whole genome shotgun sequence genomic region, the following are encoded:
- the LOC113135257 gene encoding dnaJ homolog subfamily C member 7-like, translated as MAAVDIDVPLETDPQICNQDDLERQAEGFKEQGNVFYSKKDYSEAFNYYTKAIDACPKNASYYGNRAATLMMLCRFREALEDSQQAVRLDDCFMKGHLREGKCHLSLGNAMAASRCFQKVLELDPRSGDAQQENKNATALLEFEQMADFSFKKRDFRKVVYCMDRALALASACHRFKILKAECLALLGRYPEAQSVASDILRMDSTNADALYVRGLCLYYEDCIDKAVQFFFQALRMAPDHEKARLACRNAKALKAKKEEGNHAFKNNNYEAAYQLYTEALAIDPNNIKTNAKLYCNRATAGAKLKKLNQAIEDCTSAIKLDDTYIKAYLRRAQCYMDTEQYEEAVRDYEKVYQTEKTSEHKHLLKTAQLELKKSKRKDYYKVLGVGKNATEDEIKKAYRKRALMHHPDRHSAATPEVQKEEEKKFKEVGEAFTVLSDPKKKVRYDNGHDLDDDGCFDGGDFDANNIFRAFFGGHGGGFTFDSSQDSGPGNFFFQFG; from the exons ATGGCAGCTGTTGACATCGACGTGCCGCTGGAAACAGATCCCCAAATCTGCAACCAGGATGACCTGGAACG TCAGGCCGAAGGCTTCAAAGAGCAAGGAAATGTATTCTACAGCAAGAAAGATTACTCAGAGGCTTTCAACTATTATACCAAGGCCATTG ATGCATGCCCCAAAAACGCCAGTTACTATGGCAACAGAGCAGCCACTCTCATGATGCTCTGTCGTTTTCGAGAGGCCCTAGAGGATTCCCAGCAGGCTGTGCGGCTGGATGACTGTTTTATGAAG GGGCATTTACGTGAGGGAAAATGCCACCTGTCTTTGGGAAACGCCATGGCAGCCAGTCGCTGCTTTCAGAAGGTTTTGGAACTGGATCCCAGAAGCGGAGATGCCCAGCAGGAG aataaGAATGCAACTGCTCTACTGGAGTTTGAGCAAATGGcagatttcagctttaaaaagcGGGATTTCAGAAAG GTGGTGTACTGCATGGACCGGGCCTTAGCTCTGGCTTCTGCGTGCCACCGCTTTAAAATCCTGAAGGCAGAGTGTCTGGCTCTGCTGGGTCGCTACCCAGAAGCTCAGTCTGTAGCAAG TGATATTCTGCGAATGGATTCCACAAATGCAGATGCACTGTACGTGCGAGGCCTGTGTCTTTACTATGAAGACTGCATCGATAAAGCTGTACAGTTCTTTTTCCAGGCTCTGCGCATGGCACCTGACCATGAAAAAGCCAGACTAGCCTGCAGG AATGCCAAAGCCCTAAAAGCCAAGAAAGAGGAGGGCAACCATGCATTCAAGAACAACAACTATGAAGCTGCCTACCAGCTGTACACTGAGGCACTGGCGATAGACCCAAACAACATCAAGACCAATGCTAAACTCTACTGCAACAGAGCCACAGCAGGGGCAAAG CTGAAGAAACTTAATCAAGCTATTGAAGACTGCACAAGTGCAATCAAACTAGATGACACTTACATCAAAGCCTACTTAAGAAGAGCTCAGTG TTACATGGACACAGAGCAGTATGAAGAGGCTGTACGGGATTATGAAAAAGTCTACCAGACAGAAAAAACCTCAG AGCATAAACACCTGctgaaaacagcacagctgGAGCTGAAGAAGAGCAAGAGGAAAGATTATTACAAAGTGCTCGGAGTTGGCAAGAATGCTACTGAGGACGAGATTAAAAAAGCCTATCGTAAACGGGCCCTTATGCACCACCCAG ACCGTCACAGTGCAGCGACCCCAGAGGtgcaaaaagaggaagaaaagaaattcAAGGAGGTGGGTGAGGCATTCACTGTGCTCTCCGACCCTAAAAAGAAGGTCCGATATGACAATGGACATGACCTGGATGATGATGGGTGCTTTGATGGTGGAG
- the LOC113135543 gene encoding zinc finger protein 385C-like isoform X1: MDRNNGGSVKPSDTGMNQPKSPDWLERSPPPKCQEGQEDEEDEEDEEEKRVGSGHRAKRERRQVSSGATVCQVCNIQLNSSAQAQIHYRGKTHQRRLRRLAKAVSTGALSQSQVHPLLGSLSLPGRPLQPQTHTQLEHFLPLQVNGSSPLSLFPNFNTMDPVQKAVINHTFGVAQPKKKPIISCNICHLRFNSTTQAEAHYKGHKHARKLKALEIQRNRQKNGHNPSTTGKDSDRERGMMGGGTVQTDSQLKDKTGSITSCQTKQHEPENGEGSSLITTPPSQRSSMDSYPTFCSPQLSPQTSPGSQLCDLTSDSPPVEECNPAPSSAPHCDLQGSSTGGEEDLVKVEEAKDPKNSKKQHFHCPTCKVTVNSSSQLDAHCSGSKHKLMVDCQNTSRSQHRVKTISSPRPTCRIKQRMGGKTRAVVGVSSQPFHCELCQVSVNSETQLKQHMNSRRHKERLAGKPVKAKFTPYNKLQQSAVLATKLALQKQLSKALPAGFLTTPLNPATLCTMASGPLALRLPPGPTAIIQGPLISPTLFRPAPGPLRATHAPIIFSPY; the protein is encoded by the exons GCATGAATCAGCCCAAGAGCCCTGACTGGCTAGAGAGGAGCCCTCCCCCTAAATGTCAGGAGGGACAAGAGGACgaagaagatgaggaagacGAAGAAGAGAAGAGGGTGGGGTCAGGGCACAGGGCCAAACGAGAGCGCCGTCAGGTCAGCAGCGGTGCCACTGTGTGCCAGGTGTGCAACATACAGCTAAACTCCAGTGCTCAGGCCCAGATCCACTACAGGGGGAAGACACATCAGAGGAGGTTACGCCGACTGGCAAAGGCTGTCAGCACAG GTGCATTGTCCCAGAGCCAGGTCCACCCGCTCCTGGGCTCCCTGTCGCTGCCAGGTCGACCTCTCCAGCCACAGACCCACACCCAGCTGGAGCACTTCCTTCCACTCCAGGTCAACGGCTCCTCCCCTCTCAGCCTTTTCCCCAATTTCAACACG ATGGACCCAGTGCAGAAGGCGGTGATCAACCACACCTTCGGCGTAGCTCAGCCTAAGAAGAAACCCATCATCTCCTGTAACATCTGTCACCTGCGCTTCAACTCTACT ACCCAGGCAGAAGCTCACTACAAAGGTCATAAGCATGCTCGCAAGCTAAAAGCCTTGGAGATCCAGAGGAACCGGCAGAAGAATGGACACAATCCATCCACAACAGGAAAAGATAGCGACAGAGAGCGGGGGATGATGGGAGGAGGAACAGTACAAACAGACTCGcaactgaaagacaaaacag GCTCAATCACCTCTTGCCAAACTAAACAGCATGAACCAGAAAATGGTGAGGGGAGCTCGCTGATAACCACCCCTCCCTCACAGCGTTCATCCATGGACTCTTACCCCACGTTCTGCTCTCCTCAACTATCCCCACAAACCTCTCCTGGCTCTCAGCTTTGTGATCTGACTTCTGACAGTCCACCTGTGGAAGAGTGCAACCCAGCCCCCAGTTCAGCACCTCACTGTGATCTTCAGGGAAGCTCCACGGGAGGTGAGGAGGATTTGGTTAAGGTGGAAGAGGCTAAGGACCCTaagaacagcaaaaaacaacatttccacTGTCCTACATGCAAAGTGACGGTCAATTCCAGTTCCCAGCTGGACGCTCATTGTAGTG GCTCTAAGCACAAACTGATGGTGGACTGTCAGAACACCAGCCGGTCGCAACACAGGGTCAAGACGATATCATCTCCCAGACCCACATGCCGAATTAAGCAGCGAATGGGCGGCAAGACCAGAGCAGTTGTTGGTGTATCCAGCCAGCCCTTTCACTGTGAACTGTGCCAGGTGTCTGTTAACTCAGAGACACAGCTGAAGCAG CACATGAACAGCAGGAGACACAAAGAGCGTTTGGCTGGGAAGCCTGTCAAGGCGAAGTTCACGCCCTATAATAAACTGCAGCAGAGTGCAGTCTTAGCA ACTAAACTGGCCCTGCAGAAGCAGCTGTCCAAAGCCCTGCCGGCAGGGTTCCTGACCACGCCCCTCAATCCAGCCACCTTGTGCACCATGGCGTCTGGACCCCTGGCTCTACGACTGCCACCAGGTCCCACTGCCATCATCCAGGGCCCCCTGATCAGCCCCACACTCTTCAGGCCTGCCCCAGGACCTTTGAGGGCCACACATGCACCCATTATCTTCTCTCCTTACTAG
- the LOC113135543 gene encoding zinc finger protein 385D-like isoform X2 has product MDRNNGGSVKPSDTGMNQPKSPDWLERSPPPKCQEGQEDEEDEEDEEEKRVGSGHRAKRERRQVSSGATVCQVCNIQLNSSAQAQIHYRGKTHQRRLRRLAKAVSTGALSQSQVHPLLGSLSLPGRPLQPQTHTQLEHFLPLQVNGSSPLSLFPNFNTMDPVQKAVINHTFGVAQPKKKPIISCNICHLRFNSTTQAEAHYKGHKHARKLKALEIQRNRQKNGHNPSTTGKDSDRERGMMGGGTVQTDSQLKDKTGSITSCQTKQHEPENGEGSSLITTPPSQRSSMDSYPTFCSPQLSPQTSPGSQLCDLTSDSPPVEECNPAPSSAPHCDLQGSSTGGSKHKLMVDCQNTSRSQHRVKTISSPRPTCRIKQRMGGKTRAVVGVSSQPFHCELCQVSVNSETQLKQHMNSRRHKERLAGKPVKAKFTPYNKLQQSAVLATKLALQKQLSKALPAGFLTTPLNPATLCTMASGPLALRLPPGPTAIIQGPLISPTLFRPAPGPLRATHAPIIFSPY; this is encoded by the exons GCATGAATCAGCCCAAGAGCCCTGACTGGCTAGAGAGGAGCCCTCCCCCTAAATGTCAGGAGGGACAAGAGGACgaagaagatgaggaagacGAAGAAGAGAAGAGGGTGGGGTCAGGGCACAGGGCCAAACGAGAGCGCCGTCAGGTCAGCAGCGGTGCCACTGTGTGCCAGGTGTGCAACATACAGCTAAACTCCAGTGCTCAGGCCCAGATCCACTACAGGGGGAAGACACATCAGAGGAGGTTACGCCGACTGGCAAAGGCTGTCAGCACAG GTGCATTGTCCCAGAGCCAGGTCCACCCGCTCCTGGGCTCCCTGTCGCTGCCAGGTCGACCTCTCCAGCCACAGACCCACACCCAGCTGGAGCACTTCCTTCCACTCCAGGTCAACGGCTCCTCCCCTCTCAGCCTTTTCCCCAATTTCAACACG ATGGACCCAGTGCAGAAGGCGGTGATCAACCACACCTTCGGCGTAGCTCAGCCTAAGAAGAAACCCATCATCTCCTGTAACATCTGTCACCTGCGCTTCAACTCTACT ACCCAGGCAGAAGCTCACTACAAAGGTCATAAGCATGCTCGCAAGCTAAAAGCCTTGGAGATCCAGAGGAACCGGCAGAAGAATGGACACAATCCATCCACAACAGGAAAAGATAGCGACAGAGAGCGGGGGATGATGGGAGGAGGAACAGTACAAACAGACTCGcaactgaaagacaaaacag GCTCAATCACCTCTTGCCAAACTAAACAGCATGAACCAGAAAATGGTGAGGGGAGCTCGCTGATAACCACCCCTCCCTCACAGCGTTCATCCATGGACTCTTACCCCACGTTCTGCTCTCCTCAACTATCCCCACAAACCTCTCCTGGCTCTCAGCTTTGTGATCTGACTTCTGACAGTCCACCTGTGGAAGAGTGCAACCCAGCCCCCAGTTCAGCACCTCACTGTGATCTTCAGGGAAGCTCCACGGGAG GCTCTAAGCACAAACTGATGGTGGACTGTCAGAACACCAGCCGGTCGCAACACAGGGTCAAGACGATATCATCTCCCAGACCCACATGCCGAATTAAGCAGCGAATGGGCGGCAAGACCAGAGCAGTTGTTGGTGTATCCAGCCAGCCCTTTCACTGTGAACTGTGCCAGGTGTCTGTTAACTCAGAGACACAGCTGAAGCAG CACATGAACAGCAGGAGACACAAAGAGCGTTTGGCTGGGAAGCCTGTCAAGGCGAAGTTCACGCCCTATAATAAACTGCAGCAGAGTGCAGTCTTAGCA ACTAAACTGGCCCTGCAGAAGCAGCTGTCCAAAGCCCTGCCGGCAGGGTTCCTGACCACGCCCCTCAATCCAGCCACCTTGTGCACCATGGCGTCTGGACCCCTGGCTCTACGACTGCCACCAGGTCCCACTGCCATCATCCAGGGCCCCCTGATCAGCCCCACACTCTTCAGGCCTGCCCCAGGACCTTTGAGGGCCACACATGCACCCATTATCTTCTCTCCTTACTAG
- the LOC113135543 gene encoding zinc finger protein 385C-like isoform X3, producing MLLGALSQSQVHPLLGSLSLPGRPLQPQTHTQLEHFLPLQVNGSSPLSLFPNFNTMDPVQKAVINHTFGVAQPKKKPIISCNICHLRFNSTTQAEAHYKGHKHARKLKALEIQRNRQKNGHNPSTTGKDSDRERGMMGGGTVQTDSQLKDKTGSITSCQTKQHEPENGEGSSLITTPPSQRSSMDSYPTFCSPQLSPQTSPGSQLCDLTSDSPPVEECNPAPSSAPHCDLQGSSTGGEEDLVKVEEAKDPKNSKKQHFHCPTCKVTVNSSSQLDAHCSGSKHKLMVDCQNTSRSQHRVKTISSPRPTCRIKQRMGGKTRAVVGVSSQPFHCELCQVSVNSETQLKQHMNSRRHKERLAGKPVKAKFTPYNKLQQSAVLATKLALQKQLSKALPAGFLTTPLNPATLCTMASGPLALRLPPGPTAIIQGPLISPTLFRPAPGPLRATHAPIIFSPY from the exons ATGCTGTTAG GTGCATTGTCCCAGAGCCAGGTCCACCCGCTCCTGGGCTCCCTGTCGCTGCCAGGTCGACCTCTCCAGCCACAGACCCACACCCAGCTGGAGCACTTCCTTCCACTCCAGGTCAACGGCTCCTCCCCTCTCAGCCTTTTCCCCAATTTCAACACG ATGGACCCAGTGCAGAAGGCGGTGATCAACCACACCTTCGGCGTAGCTCAGCCTAAGAAGAAACCCATCATCTCCTGTAACATCTGTCACCTGCGCTTCAACTCTACT ACCCAGGCAGAAGCTCACTACAAAGGTCATAAGCATGCTCGCAAGCTAAAAGCCTTGGAGATCCAGAGGAACCGGCAGAAGAATGGACACAATCCATCCACAACAGGAAAAGATAGCGACAGAGAGCGGGGGATGATGGGAGGAGGAACAGTACAAACAGACTCGcaactgaaagacaaaacag GCTCAATCACCTCTTGCCAAACTAAACAGCATGAACCAGAAAATGGTGAGGGGAGCTCGCTGATAACCACCCCTCCCTCACAGCGTTCATCCATGGACTCTTACCCCACGTTCTGCTCTCCTCAACTATCCCCACAAACCTCTCCTGGCTCTCAGCTTTGTGATCTGACTTCTGACAGTCCACCTGTGGAAGAGTGCAACCCAGCCCCCAGTTCAGCACCTCACTGTGATCTTCAGGGAAGCTCCACGGGAGGTGAGGAGGATTTGGTTAAGGTGGAAGAGGCTAAGGACCCTaagaacagcaaaaaacaacatttccacTGTCCTACATGCAAAGTGACGGTCAATTCCAGTTCCCAGCTGGACGCTCATTGTAGTG GCTCTAAGCACAAACTGATGGTGGACTGTCAGAACACCAGCCGGTCGCAACACAGGGTCAAGACGATATCATCTCCCAGACCCACATGCCGAATTAAGCAGCGAATGGGCGGCAAGACCAGAGCAGTTGTTGGTGTATCCAGCCAGCCCTTTCACTGTGAACTGTGCCAGGTGTCTGTTAACTCAGAGACACAGCTGAAGCAG CACATGAACAGCAGGAGACACAAAGAGCGTTTGGCTGGGAAGCCTGTCAAGGCGAAGTTCACGCCCTATAATAAACTGCAGCAGAGTGCAGTCTTAGCA ACTAAACTGGCCCTGCAGAAGCAGCTGTCCAAAGCCCTGCCGGCAGGGTTCCTGACCACGCCCCTCAATCCAGCCACCTTGTGCACCATGGCGTCTGGACCCCTGGCTCTACGACTGCCACCAGGTCCCACTGCCATCATCCAGGGCCCCCTGATCAGCCCCACACTCTTCAGGCCTGCCCCAGGACCTTTGAGGGCCACACATGCACCCATTATCTTCTCTCCTTACTAG